TTCTAACGACTTAGAACAAGAAGTAGAGGCGGGTAGATATATTAATAATCGATCAGATTGGAAAAGGTATTATCTCAGTACTATTTGCTTGCCAATTAGATATTTTAACCCCAAAACAAAGGATATTAGCTTAATCGGGTTGTTGTGCATTGACTCGCATGAAAGGAATCATTTCGACGAAGACTATAGTATTCAAATGGGAGCTTGTATAACCGATATGATCTATCCTTATTTGCATCGGTTCGATTTTGAAAAGTATCATTCCTCTCAGGATGGAAATTCTCTGTGATATAAGATGTTTGAAAAGCATAAAAAATAATGGTTTGGACATGATGATTGATATTCCTTCTCCACCGGCCAATCTTTCGCCGACCGCCCTCTTCTTCTGGAAGAGGAACGCCGACCGGCTCCGGCGCTGGGCACAGACTCCGAAAGCTTTCCGCGCTCCGGCCTGGGCGTTGGAAAGATTCTGCCGTGAGCTGGTGCATATGCAGGAACACGAGGATATGACTGAGGTCGGAGGGCTACTGAGAGATTTCATGAAGGATGGGCGGAATGGCAGATCGTAACCAACTCTGAACTCAAGAGGATACCATGCCAGAAACAGAAGAAATTGCTAAAGCTGTACAAGAAGCTGCCAAGCTCGGAAATGTTTCCATCGACACAGTACAAAAAATTGGAGGATTTATTGCGAAAGTTTTCAAGGAACCTTTTGCTGAATTGTCAGGAATTGTTACAGATAGGCTCAAGTTTATTCGATGGCAGAGATTATTAAAGATGGTTGATGATGTTAATAGAAAATTGACAGAAAAAGGAATCACGAATACCCGCGCCGTTCCGCCGAAGCTTGCCCTCCCTATCTTTGAAGAAAGCAGCCTTGAAGAGGACGATAATCTTCACTCCCTTTGGAGTAATCTTCTTGCGAACGCGATGGACCCTAATTTTGATAACGAAATAAGATATGGGTATGTTGAAATGATAAAGAATATCACTCCTACCGAAGCGCAGATTTTAAAATGCATTTATGATCAATTGAATCTGCATGGATTGCTCGACGATACATTGTCTATTGTTAAAGATAACTGGATATCCAAATATGATTTATTAAAATTTGTAAATATAGACGATAATGCCTATGAAGTGAGCATGTCAAACCTAATGCGAATACAATGCATCAGCCTTTTAAAGCAAAGTACAAATGCTGGTCTTGGTCCTTTCATATCAAAAACTATGGAATTAGAGACGTTTGCTTTAACACCGTTAGGCTTAAAATTTATAGAAGCTTGTATTAATTAACATCATCAACTAATCTCCCATAGGTACTGCTCCTTCGCCTGGATGAAGCGATTCATCAGCTCCTGCTTCTGCTCTCCGGTCAGGCCGGACATGTCCTGAGCGTACTCGTGGCGCCACTGACGTATCTGTGCCTTGAGCGGATTCGTGGCGTACTCGGTGATCAGTTCATCCACGGTTTTCCCGGCATTGGTGGCCAGGCGGGCCAGCTCTGCTTCCTCCCAATCATCGAGTAGAATCGTATGATTAACAGGCATATTCCCCTCCATTACGTTTCAAGATTCTGGTACATCCCAACTGCTCCCGAAAAACTGATCGTTGTGGTATCCAGTTGTGCGGCCCTGATTGAAAGTCTTGTGCCACTCGCTACCTTGATCGGTATTGAACAGGGAAAAATAATCGGATAACTATCACCAGTAGCTGAATTTTTCTCTGTTCTGAACGAACACCTCATAATCGTCGTTTCTGCTCCTGCCCCCCCTTTTCCAAGCTCGACAACACATTGCGCTATCCAAGACGTGCCTGAAGAGAAAAGAGTAACCACAAGATGAGATATCCATGAATCGGCCGAAACTGAAGCATCGAGCTGTTGCCATGCAGAAAACGAACCACTCGTACCAACGTTTGCCGGAGACGTTATATTAGGCGTCCCGCTGGTCCCATCCTCTACAATAGTCCCATTCGCTGTAGCTGCTGATGCTGAGGACTTTACGGCAAAGGAGGTAGGCAGAGTATCGATTTTATCGCGTAATGCCTTGAGCGAATGTGAACCACTGCTAAAACCGCTGCCAGCCATACTATCCAGCAGAGCGCGCAGGAATCTCAGCGCGTCGGTGCCGCTGCTGAATCCGCTGCCAGACATGCTATCCAGCAAATCCCTGAGCGCCTCGAGTGAATCCGTCGCACGACTGAAGGTGCGGTTCGTGTCCTTGTTCAGGATGTCGCGCAGACTCCCGGCTGTGGGCGTAGCCGGCACCTGTGTATCGAGCAGGGCATCGAGCCGTTCGCGAAGCGCCTCAAGGCTGTCGGTGTCAGGGTTGTAGCTCGGCGCGGTTGTCTTCTGCATCAGCCGCCGGACGTTGCTCTGCAGCCAGGACAGGACTCCAAGACTCCCGATCATCGTTTCATCCTCAGGACAGGGTTCTCGCCACGGCAGTGATCTTGCCGCCGGTCCAGGTGTAGGTCTCGGTCAGGGTCTTCCCGAGCTTCCCGAAGACGGCCTGCACCTGGGTAAGCTGATCGTTTCCATCGTAGGTCAGGCTGATTGTACAGTCGATGTCCAGGCCCGCGTCGCCCTGGTTGTCCGTGATGACGATCTGGCTCAGGAGGTCGCCGCTGGAACCGCCTGCGTAGGTCATGGCGAAATCGACTTTGTCACCGAGCTGCAGGCCCTCGACCGCCGCCTTGACTTCGGCCCGCAGGTTGTTGTACTGCCAGTCGTGAGCGTCGTCGACGCCGTCTTGGACATTGGCTGTCTTCTGGTAATCCATCTCAACTTTCCTTGAACCGGATGGTGATCGACCCCGTCACCGTCATGGTGTAGGCGGCCGTCTTCGACACGTTGATCAGAGCGCGGTTGAACATGGTCCCGGACCCGGGCGTCCCGGTCGCGCCGTCCGCGAACACCGCGAACTCCTTCAGGTCGCCGTTGGCCTCCGAGGGCGAGAAGTAGGCCGAGTAGTTGACCCGGCTGCCGTCTCGGCTCAGGGTGGTCAAGGGCTTCCGAGCCAACTCGGCACCCAGGGTCGTGTCCCCCGCTGCCGGCGGCGTGGCGTCCGTCCCGACAGCCGCGTAGCCGACCGCGCAGTCGTTGCCCTCTCCGGCAAGCCGAGCGGCGATCAGTTCCAGGCCGCCGTTGACCACTCGGTTCCGGTAGCGCCGGACGATCTTCTCGCCGGTCTCGGCGTGCGTCAGGGTCACCTCGAGCTCGCCCACGATCTCGATTGCCTCTGTCACTCTCAGGCCCATGTGAAGAACCCCCACTTGGCCGAACCCCATTTCATGACCCGCGGATTGAGGACCACGGTCACGGTGTCCTCGAAGGTGATCACCTCGTCGATGTTCTCCACCAAGTCGATCACCTCGTCCTCGCGCAGTTCGATCCGGTTGAGCTTGGCGGCCAGGCCGCGCAGATAGTCCACGAGGTCGTACTGATTCGAAGCGAAGGACACCTCGTACTCGACAATCCCGCCCTGGCAGCCGATATCCACGGACTGGACCTGATAGTTGCCATTGAAGCTCTGACCGGCGCGGTTGACGACGACCGTCTGCCCGGCCCGGAAGCCGTGAACCAGCGTCTTGAACCCGCCCGAGAACACCGGCCTGGCGTAGGAGTTGAGTTCCACCATCGCGCGGTCGTGGGCCTCCTGAGTCGAGGACAACGTCTCGTCCTTGATGACGTGCTCGTACACGCCGTCGCCGCCTTCCACCGCCGCAATCGCCGCCTGTGACTCGTAGTCGTTCACGTACACGATGACGGGCCTCTGGTAACGGTAGGTGAAGGACATCACCGTGCCGGCCGCCGGGGTAGTAGTCTTTCCCGGGTGCTCGGAGCAGCGGACGGAAGCCTCCTGGTAGTTCATCATGTAGTCGAAAGCGCCGTCGTCCGCGTCCAGGTTTTCGACTCCGATCGACACCGGCGCGCCATCGACTTCAAGACTCAACTCGGACGGCTTGTAGCCGAGCTTCCAGATTCGTTGTACGCCGTCGGCCACCTGACTTTCCGGGTACGGGTCCGACAGGCTGTAGCCGCCCCGGACGGTGATCCGGTTTCGCACCTGCGAATAATCCGGCGTGATGTTGAATCCCTGGATCGCGTTGGCCAGGGCCGCGTCGCTCAACTCGACCGGGCCGAAGGACTTCTCGCGCTCGAAAAAGTGGATGTCCTTGTTCTCGTCGATGTACCACTCGTAGGACACCAGAGCCGCCAAGTCCTTGATGCACTGCGAGACCGGAACATAGTTGAAGTTGATCTTGTTGATCTTCCGGCCTTCCTCCACGTTCTCGGTCGTGAAGCCGAGGGCCGGATCGGTGAAGCTCGCCACCAGGTCTTCGATGATCTCACGGCAGGTCTTTTCCACGTATGAGCGCGCCACGAGCTTTCTGTCGAGCAGTCGCTGATAGTCCGAGCAGGTCACCAGGTATTGCGGCGTTTCGAGCGCAAAGGCGCTCTCCTGCACCGAGACGATTATCCCGCCGAAGAGCACCGCGCCGGTGGTGTCCAGGATCACCCGCACCTCCTGACCCACACCCGGGGCCGCGGCCGGAGCGATCAGGGTGAAGGTGGCCGAGTCCGGGTTGGAGTTTGCCACATTCGAGACGTGGATCCCGGTGGTCCGCACCTGCACCCCGTTCACTGTGACCGTCAGGCTCATGTGTAGACCCTTCCCCTGGCGCGCATCATCGCCATGATCTCTTCTCCGGCCAGCCGGGCCAACCGCTTCAGGTCAAGCTCGCTCGAGATGTTATTGCCGCTGATGTTCACCACCAGCCCTCCGCCCAGGTTGTCGCGGTGACGCGGGTCGCTGCGCGTCAGAACTTCCTCTCCGGCCAGGGCGCGGATGATCGTCTCTTGCCCGAGAACCCCCTCAACAACACCGCCCGTGTGATATTTCGACAGAACGTCTCTGAACTGAGTAAACATGTCCAGGTAGACATCGCCTACGTGCGGGATGTTTTTGAGGATCGCGTTGTAGTTTTTCGCAAGTTGCTGCCTCGCAAAGCTACCTTCGGTTTCGTCGAAGGTGGGGTAATTTCCCTGAGACGAAGACTGTGGTTCTGGCTGCTGTAAAGACACCGAGGGGAGGGTGTCTGTCGGGGTTGCTCCGGCGGCTCCGCTGACAGTATCCTCTGTCTGACTCTGGTGCTCATTGTAATTAGCCCCAGGCGTATTGCTCTGCGTCTCCCGGCCGGCCTCTATCCTCGCGTTGAGTTCTGCCTGCCTCTTCTGGTAATTCGCCAGACCTCCGGCATTGACCCATGCCGCTTCCAGGCCCTTTGCGAAACTTTTGTAAGCCCCCATCTGGACACCCTGGGAGGCGTGAACAAAGAGGTTTTCGGTCACACCGGACCAGTTCCCGGCCTCGACGCTTTCGGCCATCGCCTTCAGGCTGACGAAGGTCGCGTAGGTGTCCAGGATGTTCTGATAATCGGCCCATCCGTGGAGAGTGTCATTGCCGACCCTGCTGACAATTCCGGCGAAGTCGGGATTATCGAGGTCACCTATCGCCTCGATATACCCCTTCTTCGTGCCGTTGAACAGACTGAGTGCGTTGTTGAGAGTATCGCTGGCCTTTTGTCTGCGTTCGGCGTCTCTCTGCCCCTTCCAGGTGAACGCCTTGAAAGCCGCAACAAGAGGCAGGGCAAGCCCAGCAGCAATAGGGGCGATGGCTGCAATCGTTCCGAGCACCCCTCCCGTAGCGCCACCAGCCCCGAGAGTGGCAACAACATCCGCTTCACCGGCAACTCCACCCAGGCCCGCTATCGTACCGGCAGTACCACCCGAGACTGCGAGCGTCCCAGCCGCCGCGCCCTCAGCAGTGAAAATCCCACCCAGTGACGCGGCGGCCCCTCCACCAGCCGCAGCCGCTGTCCCTCCGCTTACCGCGGCGGCCGTCCCTCCGCCGAGAACACTTTTGAGAGCGCCGCCGATGGAGTCGAAGAACCCGCCGCTGCCGCCGCCGAGCATTTTCCAGAAGGCATCCGCGATGCTCTTGAGTCCGTTC
Above is a window of bacterium DNA encoding:
- a CDS encoding DUF4393 domain-containing protein, whose translation is MPETEEIAKAVQEAAKLGNVSIDTVQKIGGFIAKVFKEPFAELSGIVTDRLKFIRWQRLLKMVDDVNRKLTEKGITNTRAVPPKLALPIFEESSLEEDDNLHSLWSNLLANAMDPNFDNEIRYGYVEMIKNITPTEAQILKCIYDQLNLHGLLDDTLSIVKDNWISKYDLLKFVNIDDNAYEVSMSNLMRIQCISLLKQSTNAGLGPFISKTMELETFALTPLGLKFIEACIN